The following are encoded in a window of candidate division KSB1 bacterium genomic DNA:
- a CDS encoding pirin family protein, whose protein sequence is MKFKINIYSPEQQGSGAFDGGKITEIKPIDFPGGTSQAKRIGPLFYWAWASANGDGVIGMHPHKGFEIMSYVLRGELGHSDSMSGSRRVGTGGVQVMQTGSGISHQEEMFGERTDFFQIWFEPDLNEAVKRQPSYRDFKHEDFPVSKATGVSIKKIIGEDAPISLVADAKMEDITIQPGATYGRNLASGFCLAVVAISGEGSWQNDEGDLNFKAKDFSVIEALEDTVVTAHSTGQDELRLAVVEIPTEVEYPLYG, encoded by the coding sequence ATGAAGTTCAAGATTAATATCTATTCTCCTGAACAACAGGGTTCCGGCGCTTTTGACGGCGGCAAAATAACCGAAATTAAACCCATCGATTTTCCCGGCGGCACCTCGCAAGCAAAACGCATCGGGCCGCTGTTTTACTGGGCCTGGGCTTCGGCAAATGGAGATGGCGTTATCGGCATGCATCCCCACAAGGGATTTGAAATTATGAGTTATGTGCTGCGTGGGGAATTAGGACATAGCGATTCGATGAGTGGCAGCAGGCGGGTTGGTACCGGTGGCGTGCAGGTGATGCAAACTGGGTCAGGTATCTCTCACCAGGAAGAAATGTTTGGTGAGCGAACGGACTTTTTCCAAATCTGGTTTGAACCGGATCTAAATGAAGCGGTTAAGCGTCAACCCAGTTACCGCGATTTCAAACACGAAGATTTCCCAGTTTCAAAAGCAACTGGGGTCAGTATCAAAAAGATAATCGGCGAGGATGCACCGATTTCGCTCGTGGCCGATGCCAAAATGGAGGATATAACAATTCAGCCGGGCGCAACATACGGCCGGAACCTTGCTTCAGGCTTTTGTTTAGCTGTGGTTGCAATTTCCGGTGAAGGTAGCTGGCAGAATGACGAAGGCGATCTAAACTTTAAAGCGAAAGATTTTTCTGTGATTGAAGCTTTAGAGGACACTGTGGTCACTGCCCACTCAACTGGTCAGGATGAATTGCGACTTGCGGTTGTCGAAATCCCGACTGAAGTCGAGTATCCTTTGTATGGATGA
- a CDS encoding cupin domain-containing protein: MNDKEINLKQPVEDHNGIAIIRGGGNSRDWNNIRYKTGMSGKNTNAKELSINVATIPPGGVAYAHIHVDFEVMLYIVEGRVRHEFGKGCREVLENKAGDFIFIEPGVPHEVFNMSDTEPVVAFVARSSAEEWDNIIQYDRKSE; this comes from the coding sequence ATGAATGACAAAGAAATTAATTTAAAACAGCCGGTTGAAGATCACAACGGTATCGCCATTATTCGCGGCGGCGGCAACAGCCGGGATTGGAACAACATTAGATATAAAACCGGCATGTCCGGCAAAAACACCAATGCCAAAGAACTCTCAATTAATGTCGCGACGATTCCGCCGGGCGGTGTTGCTTACGCTCACATCCACGTTGATTTTGAAGTGATGCTTTATATTGTCGAAGGCCGCGTCCGGCATGAATTTGGAAAAGGGTGCCGGGAAGTCCTCGAGAACAAAGCCGGCGATTTCATTTTCATCGAGCCGGGCGTTCCGCACGAGGTTTTTAATATGAGCGATACGGAACCGGTGGTGGCGTTCGTTGCCAGATCAAGTGCTGAAGAATGGGATAATATTATTCAGTATGATCGGAAAAGCGAGTAA